Proteins found in one Actinokineospora alba genomic segment:
- the gltB gene encoding glutamate synthase large subunit — translation MTTRQDPRHGGLYDEQYEHDNCGVAFVADLAGRRDHGIVAKALVALRNLEHRGARGAEPDTGDGAGLLIQVPDGFYREVVDFPLPDAYAVGTAFLPVDETERAAAVAVIERVAAEEGAVVLGWRELPVNREHAGATAASVMPYFSQLFIAAADGVSGLPLERLAFCVRKRAEHDTDVYFASLSSRTIVYKGMLTEPQVGLFFPDLSDERVTSSIGLVHSRFSTNTFPSWPLAHPYRYVAHNGEINTLRGNRAWMDARESMLASDLIPGDLKRIFPVITRGASDSASFDEVLELLHLGGRSLPHAVLMMIPEAWENHTEMDPARRAFYEFHSTLMEPWDGPALVSFTDGTQIGAVLDRNGLRPARYWVTEDGLVVLASEVGVLDIDPTTIVRKGRLEPGKMFLVDTAAGRIIDDEEIKGALAAEHPYAEWVANGLTTLESLPEREREVPTHASLVRRQQAFGYTEEELAILLQPMARTGAEPIGSMGNDAPLASLSTNQRPLFDYFSQLFAQVTNPPLDAIREELVTSLGAALGAEPNLLEVDENSCRRITLPFPVLDNDELAKIVHANDDGDRPEYQAVTIHGLYDVRGGGDALREQLDEIRAEVSWAIKHGARVIVLSDRGVDENLAPIPSLLLVGAVHQHLVREKTRTQVSLVVESGDAREVHHIALLIGYGAAAVNPYLAMATVEELAEQGLIAGVDAKKATRNLIKALGKGVRKTMSKMGVSTVASYTGAQIFEALGLGAEVIDACFAGTTSRLGGVGFDVLAEEVAQRHAQAFPRDGVRASHRDLITGGDYQWRREGEPHLFNPTTVFKLQHSTRSGKYEIFKEYTRAVDDQSASLKTLRGLFAFKEGVRPPVPVEEVEPVSSIVKRFGTGAISYGSISQEMHETLAIAMNQLGAKSNTGEGGEDSDRLYDPKRRSAIKQVASGRFGVTSEYLVNADDIQIKMAQGAKPGEGGQLPGTKVYPWIAKTRHSTPGVGLISPPPHHDIYSIEDLAQLIHDLKNANPAARIHVKLVSEVGVGTVAAGVSKAHADVVLISGHDGGTGASPLSSIKHAGGPWELGLAETQQTLLANRLRDRIVVQTDGQLKTGRDVIIAALLGAEEFGFATAPLVVSGCVMMRVCHLDTCPVGVATQNPVLRAKFSGKAEYVVNFFEFIAQEVREYLAALGFRSIEEAVGHAELLDMRDAVDHWKASGLDLSPIFHVPELAPRAARHCVTKQDHGLEKALDNTLIQLAEGALNSGDHVRLELPVRNVNRTVGTMLGSELTKRWGGEGLPDDTIDVTFTGTAGQSFGAFIPRGITLRLVGDGNDYVGKGLSGGRITVRPHPGSQYTAEHHVIAGNVIAYGATGGEIFLRGKVGERFCVRNSGALAVVEGVGDHGCEYMTGGRVVVLGPTGRNFAAGMSGGIAYVLDLAAQRVNPEMVDLDPISVEDNDFLREVVSKHLAETESAVARALLADWDNEVRRFTKVMPKDYKRVLAARAAAERDGRDIDKAIMEAAHG, via the coding sequence ATGACGACCCGCCAGGACCCCCGGCACGGGGGCCTTTATGACGAGCAGTACGAACACGACAACTGTGGTGTCGCGTTCGTGGCCGACCTCGCCGGTCGCAGAGACCACGGCATCGTCGCCAAAGCGCTCGTCGCCCTGCGCAACCTGGAACACCGCGGCGCCCGCGGTGCCGAGCCGGACACCGGCGACGGCGCGGGCCTGCTGATCCAGGTTCCGGACGGGTTCTACCGCGAGGTCGTCGACTTCCCCCTGCCCGACGCCTACGCCGTGGGCACGGCTTTCCTGCCCGTCGACGAGACCGAGCGCGCCGCCGCCGTGGCAGTCATCGAGCGCGTTGCCGCCGAAGAGGGCGCCGTGGTGCTGGGCTGGCGCGAGCTGCCGGTCAACCGTGAGCACGCGGGCGCGACCGCCGCGTCGGTCATGCCGTACTTCTCCCAGCTGTTCATCGCCGCCGCCGACGGTGTGTCCGGCCTTCCGCTGGAGCGCCTGGCCTTCTGTGTGCGCAAGCGCGCCGAGCACGACACGGACGTCTACTTCGCTTCGCTGTCCTCGCGGACGATCGTCTACAAGGGAATGCTCACCGAGCCCCAGGTGGGCCTGTTCTTCCCCGACCTGAGCGACGAGCGGGTCACCAGCTCGATCGGCCTGGTGCACTCCCGCTTCTCCACCAACACGTTCCCGTCGTGGCCGCTGGCGCACCCGTACCGGTACGTCGCCCACAACGGTGAGATCAACACGCTGCGCGGCAACCGCGCGTGGATGGACGCGCGCGAGTCCATGCTCGCCAGCGACCTGATCCCGGGCGACCTCAAGCGGATCTTCCCGGTCATCACCCGCGGCGCCAGCGACTCCGCGTCCTTCGACGAGGTGCTGGAACTGCTGCACCTCGGTGGTCGCTCACTGCCGCACGCGGTGCTCATGATGATCCCCGAGGCGTGGGAGAACCACACCGAGATGGACCCGGCCCGCCGGGCGTTCTACGAGTTCCACTCGACGCTGATGGAGCCGTGGGACGGTCCCGCGCTGGTCTCGTTCACCGACGGCACCCAGATCGGCGCCGTGCTCGACCGCAACGGCCTGCGCCCGGCCCGCTACTGGGTCACCGAGGACGGCCTGGTCGTGCTGGCCTCCGAGGTCGGCGTGCTCGACATCGACCCGACCACGATCGTCCGCAAGGGACGGTTGGAGCCGGGCAAGATGTTCCTGGTCGACACGGCCGCCGGCCGCATCATCGACGACGAGGAGATCAAGGGCGCACTCGCCGCCGAGCACCCGTACGCCGAGTGGGTCGCGAATGGACTCACCACGCTGGAGTCGCTGCCGGAGCGCGAGCGCGAGGTGCCCACGCACGCGTCGCTGGTGCGCAGGCAGCAGGCGTTCGGCTACACCGAGGAAGAGCTCGCCATCCTGCTGCAGCCGATGGCCCGCACCGGCGCGGAGCCGATCGGCTCGATGGGCAACGACGCTCCCCTGGCGTCGCTGTCGACGAACCAGCGGCCGCTGTTCGACTACTTCAGCCAACTCTTCGCCCAGGTCACCAACCCGCCGCTGGACGCGATCCGCGAGGAGCTGGTGACCTCGCTGGGCGCCGCGCTGGGCGCCGAGCCGAACCTGCTCGAGGTCGACGAGAACTCCTGCCGCCGGATCACCCTGCCGTTCCCGGTGCTGGACAACGACGAGCTCGCCAAGATCGTGCACGCCAACGACGACGGCGACCGCCCGGAGTACCAGGCCGTCACCATCCACGGCCTCTACGACGTGCGCGGCGGCGGTGACGCGCTGCGCGAGCAGCTCGACGAGATCCGCGCCGAGGTGTCGTGGGCGATCAAGCACGGCGCCCGGGTGATCGTGCTGTCCGACCGCGGTGTCGACGAGAACCTGGCCCCGATCCCGTCGCTGCTGCTGGTCGGCGCGGTGCACCAGCACCTGGTGCGGGAGAAGACCCGGACCCAGGTCAGCCTGGTCGTGGAGTCCGGTGACGCCCGCGAGGTGCACCACATCGCGCTGCTCATCGGCTACGGCGCCGCGGCGGTCAACCCGTACCTGGCGATGGCCACGGTCGAGGAACTGGCCGAGCAGGGCCTGATCGCCGGTGTGGACGCCAAGAAGGCGACCCGCAACCTGATCAAGGCGCTGGGCAAGGGTGTCCGCAAGACCATGTCCAAGATGGGCGTGTCCACTGTGGCCTCCTACACCGGCGCGCAGATCTTCGAGGCCCTCGGCCTCGGCGCCGAGGTCATCGACGCCTGCTTCGCCGGCACCACCTCGCGGCTCGGCGGCGTCGGCTTCGACGTGCTGGCCGAGGAAGTGGCGCAGCGGCACGCGCAGGCCTTCCCCCGCGACGGTGTTCGGGCCAGCCACCGCGACCTGATCACCGGTGGCGACTACCAGTGGCGCCGCGAGGGTGAGCCGCACCTGTTCAACCCGACCACGGTGTTCAAGCTGCAGCACTCCACCCGGTCGGGCAAGTACGAGATCTTCAAGGAGTACACCCGCGCGGTCGACGACCAGTCGGCGTCGCTGAAGACGCTGCGCGGCCTGTTCGCCTTCAAGGAGGGCGTGCGCCCGCCGGTGCCGGTCGAGGAGGTCGAGCCGGTCTCGTCCATCGTCAAGCGGTTCGGCACGGGCGCGATCTCCTACGGGTCGATCTCGCAGGAGATGCACGAGACGCTGGCCATCGCGATGAACCAGTTGGGCGCGAAGTCCAACACCGGTGAGGGCGGCGAGGACTCCGACCGGCTCTACGACCCGAAGCGCCGTTCGGCGATCAAGCAGGTCGCCAGTGGTCGGTTCGGCGTGACCAGCGAGTACCTGGTCAACGCCGACGACATCCAGATCAAGATGGCGCAGGGCGCGAAGCCCGGCGAGGGCGGGCAGCTCCCGGGCACGAAGGTGTACCCGTGGATCGCCAAGACCCGGCACTCGACGCCGGGCGTGGGCCTGATCTCCCCGCCGCCGCACCACGACATCTACTCCATCGAGGACCTGGCGCAGCTCATCCACGACCTGAAGAACGCCAACCCGGCGGCCCGCATCCACGTGAAGCTGGTCTCCGAGGTCGGCGTCGGCACGGTCGCGGCGGGTGTGTCCAAGGCGCACGCCGACGTGGTGCTCATCTCCGGCCACGACGGCGGAACGGGTGCCTCTCCCCTGTCGTCGATCAAGCACGCGGGCGGTCCGTGGGAGCTGGGCCTGGCCGAGACGCAGCAGACGCTGCTGGCCAACCGGCTGCGCGACCGGATCGTCGTGCAGACCGACGGGCAGCTCAAGACCGGCCGCGACGTCATCATCGCGGCACTGCTGGGCGCCGAGGAGTTCGGTTTCGCCACCGCTCCCCTGGTCGTGTCCGGCTGCGTCATGATGCGGGTGTGCCACCTGGACACCTGCCCGGTGGGTGTCGCGACCCAGAACCCGGTGCTGCGCGCCAAGTTCAGCGGCAAGGCCGAGTACGTCGTCAACTTCTTCGAGTTCATCGCCCAGGAAGTGCGCGAATACCTTGCCGCGCTGGGCTTCCGCTCGATCGAGGAGGCCGTGGGCCACGCCGAGCTGCTCGACATGCGCGACGCGGTCGACCACTGGAAGGCCTCGGGTCTGGACCTGTCGCCGATCTTCCACGTGCCCGAGCTGGCGCCGCGCGCGGCGCGGCACTGCGTCACCAAGCAGGACCACGGCTTGGAGAAGGCGCTCGACAACACGCTGATCCAGCTCGCCGAGGGCGCGCTGAACTCCGGCGACCACGTGCGGCTGGAACTGCCCGTGCGCAACGTCAACCGGACCGTGGGCACCATGCTCGGCTCGGAGCTGACCAAGCGCTGGGGCGGCGAGGGCCTGCCCGACGACACGATCGACGTGACCTTCACCGGCACGGCGGGCCAGTCGTTCGGCGCGTTCATCCCGCGCGGGATCACGCTGCGGCTCGTCGGCGACGGCAACGACTACGTCGGCAAGGGCCTGTCCGGCGGCCGCATCACCGTGCGCCCGCACCCGGGTTCGCAGTACACCGCCGAGCACCACGTGATCGCGGGCAACGTCATCGCCTACGGCGCCACCGGCGGCGAGATCTTCCTGCGCGGCAAGGTGGGCGAACGCTTCTGCGTCCGCAACTCCGGCGCGCTGGCCGTCGTTGAGGGCGTGGGCGACCACGGCTGCGAGTACATGACGGGCGGTCGCGTGGTTGTGCTCGGGCCCACCGGGCGCAACTTCGCGGCGGGCATGTCCGGCGGCATCGCCTACGTGCTCGACCTGGCCGCGCAGCGAGTCAACCCGGAGATGGTCGACCTTGACCCGATCTCCGTGGAGGACAACGACTTCCTTCGCGAGGTCGTCTCGAAGCACTTGGCGGAGACCGAATCCGCCGTCGCCCGCGCATTGCTGGCCGACTGGGACAACGAGGTCCGGCGCTTCACCAAGGTGATGCCGAAGGACTACAAGCGCGTGCTGGCCGCGCGTGCCGCCGCCGAGCGCGACGGCCGCGACATCGACAAGGCGATCATGGAGGCCGCACATGGCTGA